In Phyllostomus discolor isolate MPI-MPIP mPhyDis1 chromosome 2, mPhyDis1.pri.v3, whole genome shotgun sequence, the following are encoded in one genomic region:
- the GPR12 gene encoding G-protein coupled receptor 12 translates to MNGDPKVNFSGLLRDYLDAGAAPENISAAVSPQVPVVEPQPELVVNPWDIVLCTSGTVISCENAVVVLIIFHNPSLRAPMFLLIGSLALADLLAGIGLIINFVFAYLLQSEATKLVTIGLIVASFSASVCSLLAITVDRYLSLYYALTYHSERTVTFTYVMLIMLWGTSICLGLLPILGWNCLRDESTCSVVRPLTKNNAAILSISFLFMFALMLQLYIQICKIVMRHAHQIALQHHFLATSHYVTTRKGVSTLAIILGTFAACWMPFTLYSLIADYTYPSIYTYATLLPATYNSVINPVIYAFRNQEIQKALCLVCCGCIPSSLSQRARSPSDV, encoded by the coding sequence ATGAACGGAGACCCGAAGGTCAATTTCAGCGGCTTGCTTCGGGATTACTTAGATGCCGGTGCTGCTCCAGAGAACATCTCGGCTGCCGTCTCCCCCCAGGTTCCTGTTGTGGAGCCACAGCCAGAGCTCGTGGTCAACCCCTGGGACATTGTCCTGTGTACCTCAGGAACTGTCATCTCCTGTGAAAATGCTGTGGTGGTCCTCATCATCTTCCATAACCCCAGCCTCCGAGCACCCATGTTCCTGCTGATAGGCAGCCTGGCTCTGGCAGACCTGCTGGCGGGCATTGGACTCATCATCAATTTTGTTTTTGCCTACCTGCTTCAGTCAGAAGCCACCAAGCTGGTCACAATTGGACTCATTGTCGCCTCTTTCTCCGCCTCTGTCTGCAGCTTGCTGGCCATCACTGTTGACCGCTACCTCTCCCTGTATTATGCTTTGACATACCATTCGGAGAGGACAGTCACATTTACCTATGTCATGCTTATCATGCTCTGGGGGACCTCCATCTGCCTGGGACTGCTGCCCATCCTGGGCTGGAACTGCCTCAGAGACGAGTCCACCTGCAGCGTGGTCAGACCACTCACCAAGAACAACGCGGCCATCCTTTCCATCTCCTTCCTCTTCATGTTCGCGCTCATGCTCCAGCTCTACATTCAGATCTGTAAGATCGTCATGAGGCACGCCCACCAGATAGCCCTGCAGCACCACTTCCTGGCCACCTCGCACTACGTGACCACCCGGAAAGGGGTCTCCACCCTGGCCATCATCCTGGGGACCTTTGCTGCTTGCTGGATGCCTTTCACCCTCTATTCCTTGATAGCTGATTACACCTATCCCTCCATCTACACGTATGCCACCCTCCTGCCCGCCACCTACAATTCTGTCATCAATCCTGTCATATATGCTTTCAGAAACCAAGAGATCCAGAAAGCCCTTTGCCTCGTTTGTTGCGGCTGCATCCCATCCAGCCTCTCCCAGAGAGCTCGGTCACCCAGCGATGTGTAG